Proteins from a genomic interval of Moorena sp. SIOASIH:
- a CDS encoding amidohydrolase family protein, with product MLNGYSIIDADSHVIEPLTMWSEYLEPEFRQFSPSPEMKIKGEDIAEKVSEQLRALGNKQMMAAHPNAYFKGYNVESHVQEMGQMGIDQAFLYPTYGLWLWAIDTMKPEVAGAYTRAYNNWLKDFCSYDQDRLKGVGAINPHAPEEMVKQLHQIADFGWKAVFLRPNPVKGRLLSDSAYEPFWTECEQLGIAVAIHEGTHSRLPTTGTERFHTRFATHACSHPMEQMMALLTLIEGGVLERHPHLKVAFLESGCGWLPYWLWRLDEEYENLRYEDKIKCNVKIKPSEYFRRQCFIAIEPSEPYLAQVIDYIGTDNLIFGSDYPHMDHNPNIVQQLIQLEECLSHTTLQKILWDNPRRFYSLETWV from the coding sequence ATGCTAAATGGATATTCAATTATTGATGCTGATTCCCACGTTATTGAACCTCTGACTATGTGGAGTGAGTATCTAGAACCGGAATTTAGGCAGTTTTCTCCTTCACCGGAGATGAAAATTAAAGGGGAAGACATTGCAGAAAAGGTGTCCGAACAACTACGGGCTTTAGGAAATAAGCAGATGATGGCCGCTCATCCTAATGCTTATTTCAAAGGCTACAATGTGGAGTCTCATGTTCAAGAGATGGGGCAGATGGGGATTGATCAGGCATTCCTTTATCCAACGTATGGATTGTGGCTTTGGGCGATCGATACGATGAAACCGGAAGTTGCTGGAGCTTATACCCGTGCCTATAACAATTGGTTAAAGGACTTTTGCAGTTACGATCAAGATAGGTTAAAAGGGGTAGGAGCAATTAATCCTCACGCGCCGGAGGAAATGGTAAAACAATTACATCAAATAGCAGATTTTGGCTGGAAAGCGGTATTTTTACGCCCTAACCCAGTTAAAGGAAGACTATTGAGCGACTCCGCTTACGAGCCTTTTTGGACGGAATGTGAGCAACTAGGAATAGCAGTAGCCATTCACGAAGGTACTCACTCTCGCTTGCCAACTACTGGCACAGAACGGTTTCACACTCGTTTTGCTACTCACGCTTGCTCTCATCCGATGGAACAGATGATGGCTCTATTAACCTTGATTGAAGGAGGAGTATTAGAGCGCCATCCCCACCTTAAAGTAGCTTTTCTAGAATCAGGCTGTGGCTGGCTCCCCTATTGGCTGTGGAGACTAGATGAAGAGTATGAAAATTTACGTTATGAGGATAAAATAAAGTGTAATGTCAAGATAAAGCCTTCAGAGTATTTTCGTCGTCAATGTTTTATTGCCATAGAGCCTTCAGAACCTTATCTGGCTCAGGTGATTGACTATATCGGCACAGACAATTTAATTTTTGGTTCGGACTATCCCCATATGGATCACAATCCGAATATTGTTCAGCAACTGATACAACTTGAGGAATGTTTATCTCATACAACTTTGCAAAAGATTCTTTGGGATAATCCTCGCCGCTTTTATAGCCTAGAGACTTGGGTGTAA
- a CDS encoding AAA family ATPase, translating to METNYQIIEKIYESANSLVYRAILKTDNQPIIIKVLKESYPTLSELTRYKQEYEITRSLNVDSIVKAYDLQRYDNSLVILLEDFGGESLKLLLSQGQFSLEDFLAIAIKTTESLAAIHAANIIHKDINPSNIIYNSKTEQLKIIDFGISTRLSQEFLTVRPPNQLEGTLAYIAPEQTGRMNRGIDYRSDFYSLGVTFYEFLTNKLPFETTDPIELVHCHIAQQPLPVHELIPDLPIAVSDIIRKLLAKTPEDRYQSAWGIKADLETCVNQLRSQGEIYQFPLGSQDFADNFHIPQKLYGREQEVTQLLTAFEQVSKGTTGMVLISGYSGIGKSALVNEIQKPITLQRGRFISGKFDQLKRDIPYSAISKAFQDLIRKLLCEPEVRLQTWKTKILEALDNNGQIIIDVIPELEKIIGRQPPVAQLGKTESLNRFNLFFQRFLGIFCQKDHPLVIFIDDLQWADLPSLNLIEQLMSEPDKQYFMMIGAYRDNEVSPTHPLMDTLEKINQAKVPINEITLYPLTINHINQLIADTLSCSTEFSKPLAELVAKKTEGNPFFLNQLLYSLYQDKLLVCNPDQSFLNPEDNQQGYWQWNIEEIERVSITDNVVELMVSKLEQLDHKTQEVIKLAACIGNHFNLEIISIVNNKSQLVTARELESALDKGLIIPLNNNYKFPLLWNPEELSNNNLDISYHPSTYIPYKFLHDRVQQAAYSLIPEAEKKQVHLQIGRLLLQNIKDNELDNQIFDIVNQLNEGSALITEELEKNELAKLNLKAGKKAKASTAYESALRYLDTALELLTENSWEDQYQFTLELQVEMLEALYLNTKWERIEALSATILPKVSNILDQVKIYELAILSYYAQFQPEKAIDTAVKALEKLGITISQEAARESELTNRIKQEHKSIQLLLKGKSIEDLADLPKMTDPYKLAAISILQPVMTATWTTNFSLFVEIVLTQLNLCVKYNNPPQAAGTYGCYGMLLCGVIGNIDSGYQFGQLSINFLEKYSIPKLEALVMHLYYGFIWHWRECINEQGAQKKLLNSIQQGINTGNNEYASYLALDYCFIKFFGGCNLEQVEQDYSKYTQLIKKLNQEYSINYIEICTNIIVNLRFKIQDNYFLLLGNDQHEEYKYIEKYTKQNNQWLLFIYYFGKTLIFYNLKDYVKAFDNSQNAEKYVMAIGGLLCSPEHNFYCSLAYLAHYNNCDIEQRKEILEQVEKNQKNMKKWAGHCPANFQNKSDLVEAEKARVLDQNWQAEEFYEKAIQGAKKSKFIHEEALAYERASEFYLALGREEIGQFYLKNAHHCYSRWGAQAKVKQLEEEYPEYLLRVTNQGKSKRLSTSISTTGSDGETLDLSTVIKASQAISGEIKLENLLQTLMKIVIENAGAQKGFIILNHEGNWVIEAQGTVDSDRVTILESIPIESVDTENSIPILPTTIINYVARTQDYIVLNDAVHEDQFINDPYIIATQSQSILCTPLLNQGQLRGIVYLENNLTTKAFTSERVELVNILSAQVAISIDNSRLYQTLEERVEERTQELSQTLDVLKATQAELIFENELLKSDEQASNFDYQVGGSLPMDAPTYVVRSADRTLYKALKQGEFCYILNPRQMGKSSLMVRMINHLNNEGISCAAIDLTRIGSENVTPDQWYKGLAVELWRSFGLLRKVNLKKWWNERADISTVQRLSQFIEEVLLGEVEQPDNSLPNKRVVFIDEVDSVLGLNFPVNDFFALIRSCYNQRTINPDYGNLTFALFGVATPSGLITDHQRTPFNIGQAIQLEGFKEHEAQPLLQGLAEKVSNPQTLLKELLAWTSGQPFLTQKLCQFIRSTSSAIPTNDEAEWIENLVRTKVIENWESQDEPEHLRTIRDRILESKQSVGLLEIYRQIVEQGEVVAVDSPDEKELLLSGLVVKQQGCLRVNNRIYESIFDRSWVEEHV from the coding sequence ATGGAAACAAACTATCAGATCATCGAAAAAATATATGAGAGTGCTAACTCTTTAGTTTATCGAGCCATCCTAAAGACAGATAATCAACCTATTATTATTAAAGTTCTCAAAGAAAGCTATCCTACTCTTTCAGAACTTACGCGCTATAAACAGGAATATGAAATTACCCGTTCGTTGAACGTAGATAGTATCGTTAAAGCCTATGACTTACAGCGATATGATAATAGTTTAGTAATACTTTTAGAAGACTTTGGTGGTGAATCTTTAAAATTATTACTATCCCAAGGTCAATTCAGCTTAGAAGACTTTCTGGCTATCGCGATTAAGACAACTGAGAGTTTAGCTGCTATTCATGCTGCCAATATTATTCACAAAGATATTAATCCCTCTAATATTATATATAACTCAAAAACCGAACAACTTAAAATCATTGATTTTGGCATTTCTACCCGTTTATCCCAAGAATTTTTGACGGTTCGTCCTCCCAATCAATTAGAAGGAACTTTAGCCTATATTGCGCCAGAACAAACAGGTAGAATGAACCGAGGAATAGATTATCGCAGTGATTTTTATTCCCTTGGTGTTACTTTTTATGAATTTTTAACCAACAAACTTCCTTTTGAAACCACTGACCCAATAGAATTAGTCCATTGTCATATCGCACAACAACCATTACCAGTTCATGAGCTGATTCCTGATCTTCCTATAGCTGTATCTGATATCATCAGAAAATTGTTAGCTAAAACACCGGAGGATAGATATCAAAGTGCTTGGGGAATTAAAGCTGATTTAGAAACCTGTGTTAATCAATTAAGGTCTCAAGGAGAAATTTATCAGTTTCCCTTAGGAAGTCAAGATTTTGCTGATAATTTTCATATTCCTCAAAAACTGTATGGTCGAGAACAGGAAGTTACACAACTTTTAACGGCTTTTGAGCAAGTTAGTAAAGGAACAACTGGAATGGTTCTCATTTCTGGTTATTCAGGTATTGGCAAATCTGCTTTAGTTAATGAAATTCAAAAACCGATTACACTACAACGAGGAAGGTTTATTAGTGGTAAATTTGACCAATTGAAGCGAGATATTCCTTATTCTGCTATTTCTAAGGCTTTTCAAGACTTAATCCGTAAACTGCTATGTGAACCAGAAGTAAGGTTACAAACTTGGAAAACTAAAATTTTAGAAGCTTTAGACAATAATGGTCAAATTATTATCGATGTAATTCCTGAACTTGAGAAAATTATCGGGCGACAGCCACCAGTTGCACAGCTAGGCAAAACTGAAAGTCTAAATCGATTTAATTTATTTTTTCAACGGTTTTTGGGTATTTTTTGTCAAAAAGACCATCCTTTAGTTATCTTTATTGATGATTTACAATGGGCAGATTTACCATCTCTGAACTTAATTGAGCAGTTAATGTCAGAGCCAGACAAGCAATATTTTATGATGATAGGGGCATATCGAGATAACGAAGTTAGCCCTACTCATCCTTTAATGGACACCTTAGAGAAAATTAATCAAGCAAAAGTCCCAATCAATGAGATTACCCTTTACCCCTTAACCATTAATCACATTAATCAATTAATTGCTGATACCCTAAGTTGTTCAACAGAGTTTTCAAAACCTTTAGCTGAGTTAGTTGCTAAAAAAACTGAAGGCAATCCTTTTTTTCTGAATCAACTCCTCTATTCTTTATATCAAGACAAGTTATTAGTATGTAACCCCGATCAATCTTTTCTGAATCCAGAAGACAATCAACAAGGTTATTGGCAATGGAATATAGAAGAAATTGAAAGGGTCTCTATTACCGATAATGTAGTTGAGTTGATGGTCAGTAAACTTGAACAGTTAGACCATAAAACTCAAGAAGTTATTAAATTAGCGGCTTGTATTGGAAATCATTTTAATTTAGAAATTATTTCGATCGTTAATAACAAATCTCAACTAGTAACCGCTAGAGAACTAGAGTCTGCCCTAGATAAAGGCTTGATAATTCCTCTAAATAATAACTATAAATTTCCTCTGCTTTGGAACCCAGAAGAATTATCAAATAATAACTTAGATATTTCATATCATCCTTCTACATATATTCCTTACAAATTTTTACATGACCGAGTACAACAAGCTGCTTATTCGTTGATTCCAGAAGCAGAAAAAAAACAGGTTCATCTACAAATAGGTCGTTTGCTACTGCAAAATATTAAAGATAATGAGTTAGATAATCAAATTTTTGATATTGTCAATCAACTTAATGAAGGGTCTGCTTTAATTACTGAAGAATTAGAAAAAAATGAGTTAGCTAAATTAAATCTTAAAGCTGGGAAAAAAGCTAAAGCTTCGACTGCTTATGAATCAGCTTTAAGATATTTAGATACTGCTTTAGAATTGTTAACAGAAAATAGCTGGGAGGATCAGTATCAATTCACACTAGAGCTTCAGGTAGAAATGTTAGAAGCTTTGTACTTAAATACTAAGTGGGAGCGAATTGAAGCACTATCTGCAACTATTCTGCCCAAGGTGAGCAATATTCTCGATCAAGTTAAGATATATGAGTTAGCCATATTGTCTTATTATGCTCAATTTCAGCCCGAAAAAGCTATTGATACTGCGGTCAAAGCTTTAGAGAAACTCGGGATAACAATATCCCAAGAAGCTGCTAGGGAGAGTGAACTCACAAATAGGATTAAACAAGAACATAAATCTATTCAATTGCTATTGAAAGGAAAAAGCATTGAAGATTTAGCTGATTTGCCTAAAATGACCGATCCTTATAAACTTGCAGCTATATCAATCTTGCAGCCAGTTATGACTGCAACATGGACAACAAATTTTTCATTATTTGTTGAGATAGTCTTAACTCAGCTTAATCTTTGTGTTAAATATAATAATCCTCCTCAAGCTGCTGGTACTTATGGTTGTTATGGAATGCTTCTGTGTGGGGTAATAGGAAATATTGATTCTGGATATCAGTTTGGACAACTATCTATCAATTTTTTAGAAAAATACAGTATTCCTAAATTAGAAGCTTTAGTAATGCATTTGTATTACGGATTTATCTGGCATTGGAGAGAATGTATTAATGAACAAGGGGCACAAAAAAAATTACTAAATAGTATTCAACAAGGGATAAATACAGGAAACAATGAGTATGCTTCTTATCTTGCTCTAGACTATTGCTTTATCAAGTTTTTTGGAGGATGTAATTTAGAACAGGTTGAGCAAGATTATAGTAAATATACTCAACTAATCAAAAAGCTAAATCAAGAATATTCGATAAATTATATAGAAATATGCACAAATATTATTGTAAATTTAAGATTTAAAATTCAAGATAACTATTTTTTATTGCTCGGCAATGATCAACATGAAGAATATAAATATATAGAAAAATATACTAAACAAAACAATCAATGGTTACTATTTATTTACTATTTTGGCAAAACACTTATTTTTTATAATCTAAAAGATTACGTTAAGGCTTTTGATAATAGTCAAAATGCCGAAAAATATGTTATGGCAATCGGCGGGTTATTATGTAGTCCAGAGCATAACTTTTACTGTTCTCTTGCTTATCTTGCTCATTACAATAATTGTGACATAGAGCAGCGTAAAGAAATACTAGAACAAGTAGAAAAAAATCAAAAAAATATGAAAAAATGGGCTGGTCATTGCCCCGCCAATTTTCAAAATAAATCCGATTTAGTGGAAGCAGAAAAAGCAAGAGTTTTAGATCAAAACTGGCAAGCTGAAGAATTTTATGAAAAAGCGATTCAAGGTGCAAAAAAATCGAAATTTATCCATGAAGAAGCCTTAGCTTATGAACGAGCATCTGAGTTTTATCTGGCACTGGGCAGAGAAGAAATTGGTCAATTTTACCTAAAAAATGCCCATCATTGTTACAGTCGTTGGGGAGCACAAGCTAAGGTAAAACAATTAGAAGAAGAGTATCCTGAGTATTTATTAAGAGTAACGAATCAAGGTAAATCTAAAAGACTTAGTACAAGCATCTCTACTACAGGTTCTGATGGAGAAACTCTGGACTTATCTACGGTTATTAAAGCATCTCAAGCAATTTCTGGTGAAATTAAGCTGGAAAACCTCTTGCAAACTTTAATGAAAATTGTTATTGAAAATGCTGGAGCGCAAAAAGGGTTTATCATTCTTAATCATGAAGGGAATTGGGTGATCGAGGCTCAAGGAACAGTAGATAGCGATCGCGTTACTATTTTGGAATCAATTCCTATCGAATCTGTAGATACTGAAAACTCGATTCCTATTTTACCTACTACGATTATAAATTATGTCGCCCGCACTCAAGACTATATTGTTTTAAATGATGCAGTCCATGAAGACCAATTTATTAATGATCCTTATATTATTGCTACACAAAGTCAATCAATTCTCTGTACTCCTTTACTTAATCAAGGTCAGTTAAGAGGGATTGTTTATTTAGAAAACAATTTAACCACAAAGGCATTTACCTCAGAACGGGTGGAGCTTGTAAATATACTGTCTGCTCAAGTTGCTATCTCTATTGATAATTCAAGGCTTTATCAAACCTTAGAAGAAAGGGTAGAAGAGCGCACTCAAGAATTATCTCAAACTTTGGACGTTCTCAAAGCTACTCAAGCGGAACTAATTTTTGAAAACGAGTTACTCAAGAGTGACGAACAAGCCTCGAATTTTGATTATCAAGTGGGGGGAAGTTTACCGATGGATGCTCCCACTTATGTGGTGCGTTCTGCTGACAGAACTCTCTACAAAGCTTTAAAGCAAGGGGAGTTTTGTTACATTCTCAATCCCCGCCAGATGGGCAAATCAAGCCTGATGGTACGTATGATTAACCACCTGAACAATGAGGGGATTAGCTGCGCAGCGATCGACCTGACTCGGATTGGCAGCGAAAATGTTACCCCTGACCAATGGTATAAGGGATTGGCAGTAGAGCTATGGCGAAGTTTTGGTTTACTAAGAAAGGTGAATTTAAAAAAGTGGTGGAATGAACGAGCAGATATTTCTACGGTTCAGCGGTTGAGTCAATTTATAGAAGAAGTCTTGCTGGGTGAGGTTGAACAACCAGATAACAGTTTACCGAATAAAAGGGTAGTTTTTATCGATGAAGTTGATAGCGTCTTGGGCTTGAATTTTCCAGTTAATGACTTTTTTGCTCTGATTCGCTCCTGCTATAATCAGCGTACTATCAATCCAGACTATGGCAATTTAACGTTTGCTCTTTTTGGCGTTGCTACTCCTTCTGGCTTAATTACAGACCACCAAAGAACCCCTTTTAATATTGGTCAGGCGATTCAACTGGAGGGTTTTAAGGAGCATGAAGCTCAACCTTTGCTTCAAGGATTAGCAGAGAAAGTCAGCAATCCTCAAACACTGCTCAAAGAACTGTTAGCATGGACGAGTGGTCAGCCTTTTTTGACCCAAAAGCTCTGTCAATTCATCCGCAGTACTTCATCTGCTATCCCTACCAACGACGAAGCTGAATGGATTGAAAATTTGGTGCGAACCAAGGTGATAGAGAATTGGGAATCCCAGGATGAACCGGAGCATTTGAGAACTATACGCGATCGCATCCTGGAGAGTAAACAATCTGTAGGGCTACTGGAGATATATCGACAAATTGTGGAGCAGGGAGAAGTGGTGGCTGTTGACAGTCCAGACGAAAAGGAATTGCTGTTGTCAGGGTTAGTGGTGAAGCAACAGGGATGTCTGAGAGTCAATAACCGGATTTATGAATCGATCTTTGACCGCAGTTGGGTTGAGGAGCATGTCTAA
- a CDS encoding AAA-like domain-containing protein, translating into MTTGKVRRNPYIVGSAISEPKSFFGRETLIQFVEDNLNQGERVILLHGQRRIGKSSVLLQIPNLIQSEQFVFISFNLEDKGHLSLSNVLHLLAETIINHLINHLKLELDYGKLPSEADLASNPSIFSQNFLPEIYQGLGEKTIVLMLDEFDVLNNYDPTSSVQTFFPYLQSLLSQHEQLVIIPVIGRQPDDLTKLLSLFRRAPTYKIGLLSLEDTEKLITEPGKGSLVYSQDSIQAIIDLSAGHPYFTQLLCYALFVRARTEQKQQITPGDVKAVVDQAIELGGGGLGWFREGLPIPERVIFSAVAEAQKRADLTDDQFVEEPLVILKQYGVVETKSLIQAESQLLEWDFLDFAQGSNLFSQTAHGYRVKVELVRRWLVKQYPLQREIWELEKLEPAADSVYQSATDLQGYNLLKNAIPLYEQALSINPNYFKALFGLAEGYLETRDFSKAVELYKRAYQIDSHRVEEDYVRSLEGYGLDLINQRKFELAKEQFAPILIIQPDNELAQEKLQEIETYQERLHQPGLDLRRLYRASNPGKTINVGYAEDQRYYIDFSAVRGNQFKSLLRTITRLSPDEPTCQLFTGHIGCGKTTELLRLKAELEAQGFHPVYFESSQDIDLADADVADILLSIARHISANLEKAGINKRPGGLKKILADATDLLTTQISLDDQETYSLPLSIGKITAKAKENPTLRSQLREYLEPRVTSILEAINLELIQPGIEQLKLRGKEGLVVIVDNLDRVHNRLMSTGRNQQEYLFIDRAEQLKQLNCHVVYTMPLGLTFSKEFEKLRNYFGTDPEVLPMVPVRLRDGSECNEGMELMRQMILARAFPNLPPEERLKAISAVFDSSGTLDRLCAISGGHVRNSLVLLRNCLKREELPLSRRCLESVIKQRGNELIRAITDDEWELLNQVAKQKNVRVKEEYPILLQSLFVFEYHYQGERWFDINPVLREAEEFKARSR; encoded by the coding sequence ATGACGACAGGAAAAGTTCGGAGAAATCCTTATATTGTTGGTTCAGCTATCTCTGAGCCAAAGTCTTTCTTTGGCAGGGAAACGTTGATCCAATTTGTCGAGGATAATTTAAACCAGGGTGAAAGGGTTATCCTGTTGCATGGTCAAAGACGGATTGGCAAATCATCGGTTCTTTTACAGATTCCCAACCTTATTCAATCGGAGCAATTTGTCTTCATCTCTTTTAATCTTGAAGACAAAGGGCACTTATCCCTCAGCAATGTATTGCATCTCCTGGCTGAGACAATTATCAATCACCTTATCAATCATCTTAAGCTAGAGTTGGACTATGGTAAACTACCAAGTGAAGCAGATTTAGCAAGCAATCCCAGTATCTTCTCCCAGAATTTTTTGCCTGAAATTTATCAGGGTTTAGGGGAAAAGACTATAGTACTAATGTTGGACGAGTTTGATGTCTTAAATAACTATGATCCAACCTCTTCAGTTCAAACCTTTTTTCCTTATTTACAATCTCTGTTAAGTCAACATGAGCAACTAGTGATCATCCCAGTGATAGGGCGTCAGCCAGATGATCTAACAAAACTGCTGAGCTTATTCAGAAGAGCACCAACCTATAAAATTGGCTTACTTAGTCTCGAAGATACGGAAAAATTGATTACTGAGCCAGGCAAAGGATCGTTAGTCTATAGCCAGGATTCAATTCAAGCAATTATTGACTTGTCCGCAGGGCATCCCTATTTCACTCAATTGCTCTGTTATGCACTGTTTGTACGAGCTAGAACTGAACAGAAGCAGCAGATTACTCCTGGGGATGTTAAAGCAGTTGTGGATCAGGCCATTGAACTTGGTGGGGGAGGATTGGGCTGGTTTCGAGAAGGGCTGCCAATCCCGGAACGGGTAATATTTTCAGCGGTGGCAGAAGCCCAGAAAAGAGCTGATTTAACAGACGATCAGTTTGTGGAAGAACCATTGGTGATTCTGAAACAGTATGGCGTTGTTGAAACCAAGTCATTAATACAGGCGGAGAGCCAACTGCTTGAATGGGATTTTTTGGATTTTGCACAAGGGTCAAATTTATTCTCCCAAACTGCTCATGGCTATCGGGTCAAAGTTGAATTGGTACGTCGTTGGTTAGTTAAGCAATATCCTCTCCAACGAGAGATCTGGGAATTGGAAAAGCTTGAACCAGCAGCCGATAGCGTCTACCAATCAGCCACTGATTTACAGGGCTACAACTTGTTGAAAAATGCCATTCCCCTTTATGAGCAAGCGTTGTCAATCAATCCCAACTACTTCAAGGCTCTGTTTGGGCTAGCTGAGGGATATTTGGAGACCCGAGATTTTAGTAAAGCAGTAGAGCTTTACAAACGAGCCTATCAGATTGATTCACATCGTGTAGAAGAAGACTATGTGCGATCGCTCGAAGGTTACGGCCTAGATTTAATAAATCAACGAAAGTTTGAACTTGCCAAGGAGCAGTTTGCGCCAATCTTGATAATTCAACCTGACAATGAGTTAGCTCAGGAGAAACTACAAGAAATTGAAACCTATCAAGAAAGATTACATCAGCCAGGCTTAGATCTTAGGCGATTATACAGGGCTTCAAATCCTGGAAAAACAATTAACGTAGGGTATGCTGAGGATCAGAGATACTATATAGATTTTTCTGCGGTGCGTGGCAACCAGTTTAAAAGTTTGCTGCGGACGATTACTCGCCTTTCACCAGATGAACCAACCTGTCAACTTTTCACAGGTCATATTGGCTGCGGCAAAACTACAGAATTGTTGAGACTTAAGGCGGAATTGGAAGCACAAGGATTTCATCCTGTTTACTTTGAATCTAGTCAAGATATTGACCTGGCAGATGCTGATGTCGCTGATATATTGTTATCCATTGCCCGTCACATCAGTGCGAACTTGGAAAAAGCTGGTATAAACAAAAGACCGGGAGGATTGAAAAAGATTCTGGCAGATGCAACGGATTTATTGACCACACAAATATCCTTAGATGATCAAGAGACTTATAGCCTACCTTTGAGCATTGGTAAAATCACTGCTAAAGCTAAAGAAAATCCCACGCTTCGCAGTCAGCTAAGAGAGTATCTAGAGCCACGTGTAACTAGTATTCTCGAAGCAATCAATCTTGAGCTAATACAGCCTGGGATAGAACAATTAAAACTAAGGGGAAAGGAAGGGCTAGTGGTAATTGTCGATAATCTTGACCGAGTTCATAATAGGCTAATGTCTACAGGGCGTAATCAACAAGAGTATCTGTTTATCGATCGAGCAGAGCAGTTGAAGCAGCTAAATTGCCATGTAGTTTATACCATGCCATTGGGGTTAACCTTCTCAAAAGAGTTTGAAAAGCTCAGAAATTACTTTGGAACAGATCCTGAAGTTTTACCGATGGTGCCAGTAAGACTACGAGATGGTAGCGAGTGTAATGAAGGAATGGAACTAATGCGACAAATGATTTTAGCCAGAGCATTTCCTAACCTTCCTCCAGAGGAACGACTTAAGGCCATCTCAGCAGTTTTTGATAGTTCTGGAACTCTCGATCGACTGTGTGCAATTAGTGGTGGTCATGTACGCAATTCGCTAGTACTTCTCCGCAATTGTCTTAAACGTGAAGAGCTACCTTTATCCCGAAGGTGTTTGGAAAGCGTGATTAAGCAAAGAGGTAATGAATTAATTCGAGCGATTACTGATGATGAGTGGGAGTTATTGAACCAGGTGGCAAAACAGAAAAATGTAAGAGTAAAGGAAGAGTATCCAATCCTACTTCAAAGCTTGTTCGTCTTTGAATATCACTATCAGGGTGAGCGCTGGTTTGACATTAATCCTGTGTTAAGAGAAGCAGAGGAATTCAAGGCAAGAAGTAGGTAA
- a CDS encoding ATP-binding protein, with protein MAQNPFTVGQAVSPERFVGRESQIEIAFDQISSRGNLAVWGGPGIGKTSFLELLTSPDVWHLQGQDPEAAVIVLLNCLSIQPFNADSFWRQILIESKSQLDSNPRLQTDIDQLLDQDKVTSINLKQLLRKLGEYHKFLLLLVDDYDVALRTNDGYQEADLEAFVNECRSIANSGEERKYISMIVASSRRLSELGPQLTPDKSPWYNHYLFQPLKPFTDNEVAALLLGMPITPALREGIREIADGNPALLQNAGYLLYQELRANRVPDPKTFARDFLSATEQFFQATWELCNDLEQILLMLIALCSLEGRLSDKRYALRGIETIFSQKEIELNALEIRGIIKREEQAGKATYSFASSLMEWWVVKNIQNSTETELQNRQKVFLNLMSHKQAEKVKDIIRLMWKNKDKIPDIFEWIGKVIAAIPKGAIKS; from the coding sequence ATGGCACAAAATCCCTTTACTGTAGGACAAGCCGTTTCCCCAGAACGCTTTGTGGGACGAGAGTCTCAGATTGAAATAGCATTCGACCAAATCTCTAGTCGTGGTAATCTGGCAGTTTGGGGTGGACCTGGAATTGGCAAGACTTCCTTCTTAGAATTATTGACATCACCTGACGTCTGGCACCTACAAGGCCAAGATCCAGAAGCAGCTGTAATTGTACTTCTAAATTGCCTAAGTATTCAACCGTTTAATGCTGATAGCTTCTGGCGGCAAATCTTGATCGAGAGCAAAAGTCAATTGGATAGTAATCCAAGGCTACAGACTGATATTGACCAATTACTTGATCAAGACAAAGTCACTTCAATTAATCTAAAGCAGCTATTACGTAAGCTTGGAGAATACCACAAATTTTTACTATTACTAGTGGATGACTACGATGTTGCTTTGCGTACAAACGACGGTTACCAGGAAGCTGATCTTGAAGCCTTTGTGAATGAATGTCGCAGCATTGCGAATTCTGGTGAAGAAAGGAAATATATCTCAATGATTGTAGCATCCTCTCGGCGTCTGAGTGAATTGGGGCCTCAACTCACCCCAGATAAATCTCCTTGGTATAACCACTATTTATTTCAACCACTCAAGCCATTTACGGATAACGAAGTGGCTGCCCTACTACTTGGTATGCCAATTACACCAGCGTTACGAGAGGGAATTCGGGAAATTGCTGATGGCAATCCCGCCTTGCTACAGAATGCTGGTTATCTTCTCTATCAAGAATTGCGAGCTAATCGGGTACCTGACCCTAAGACCTTTGCTAGAGATTTTCTAAGTGCAACTGAACAGTTTTTTCAAGCTACCTGGGAGCTTTGCAATGACCTAGAGCAGATTTTACTGATGCTAATTGCTTTGTGCAGTCTAGAAGGTCGCTTATCCGATAAGCGCTATGCTCTGAGGGGTATTGAGACTATTTTTAGCCAAAAAGAAATAGAGCTGAATGCTTTAGAAATCAGAGGAATCATAAAACGAGAAGAGCAAGCTGGGAAAGCGACTTACTCCTTTGCTTCATCACTAATGGAATGGTGGGTGGTTAAAAACATTCAAAACAGTACCGAAACCGAATTACAAAATCGTCAGAAGGTATTTCTTAACCTGATGAGTCATAAGCAAGCAGAAAAGGTTAAAGATATCATTCGTTTAATGTGGAAAAATAAAGATAAAATACCAGATATATTTGAATGGATTGGTAAGGTCATAGCTGCTATCCCGAAAGGAGCAATTAAAAGCTAA